From the Hymenobacter yonginensis genome, one window contains:
- a CDS encoding energy transducer TonB, translated as MKQFYSFAALCALLLLLLCPGASAQQRIRKSELESGEMDKGRKVGVWEYFSLTRDGRQVLVQRYDHTAGKLLFYRPIEDIPYEAEVSPGQWTRTRVQQPPLFVGGEAALAAYMAKLNYPVQAQNKNIQGKVLVSFAIDTLGRASGHKVLMGIGGGCDEEALRLCRTIPPQWIPARLAGRAVPVVYELPFTFRLQQR; from the coding sequence ATGAAACAATTTTACTCTTTCGCGGCGCTCTGCGCCCTGTTGCTGCTATTGCTATGTCCCGGCGCTTCGGCGCAACAACGAATTCGCAAAAGCGAGCTGGAAAGTGGCGAGATGGACAAAGGCCGTAAAGTAGGCGTCTGGGAGTATTTCAGCCTCACCCGCGACGGCCGTCAGGTGCTGGTGCAGCGCTACGACCACACCGCCGGCAAGCTCTTATTCTACCGTCCCATCGAGGACATTCCGTACGAAGCGGAGGTGAGCCCCGGCCAGTGGACCCGCACCCGCGTGCAGCAGCCGCCGCTGTTTGTGGGCGGCGAGGCCGCGCTGGCGGCTTATATGGCCAAGCTCAACTACCCGGTGCAGGCCCAAAACAAAAATATTCAGGGCAAGGTGCTGGTGTCGTTTGCCATCGACACGCTGGGCCGTGCCTCCGGGCACAAGGTGCTGATGGGCATCGGGGGCGGCTGCGACGAAGAGGCGCTGCGCCTATGCCGCACCATTCCGCCTCAGTGGATTCCGGCCCGCCTGGCCGGGCGCGCCGTGCCGGTGGTGTACGAGCTGCCCTTCACGTTTCGGCTGCAGCAGCGCTAG